The following are encoded in a window of Sphingobium sp. AP49 genomic DNA:
- a CDS encoding histidine phosphatase family protein — MKRLTLLRHAKSDWDDPVSRDFDRPLNHRGEKAALLMGQFAQARKMRFDMLVASPAIRVVQTLETFFAGYGSTLDARWDRRIYLASSPTLFDVIRDIPDTTASILMAGHNPGFEELILDLVPDDGASPLREDVEVKFPTASIAVMDLEIDSWTDAQANCASLVSFTRPRDLDPALGPGSR; from the coding sequence ATGAAGCGGTTGACCCTGTTGCGCCATGCCAAGTCCGATTGGGACGACCCGGTGTCGCGCGATTTCGACCGACCGCTCAATCACCGAGGCGAAAAAGCCGCACTGTTGATGGGACAGTTTGCCCAAGCCCGCAAGATGCGCTTCGACATGCTGGTCGCGTCCCCTGCCATACGCGTAGTACAGACACTGGAAACCTTCTTTGCAGGCTATGGCTCGACGCTGGACGCACGATGGGATCGGCGCATCTACCTGGCTTCTTCACCGACCTTGTTCGACGTCATCCGTGACATACCCGACACGACCGCCTCCATTCTGATGGCGGGTCATAATCCGGGATTCGAAGAGCTGATTCTCGATCTGGTACCGGATGACGGCGCCAGTCCACTCAGAGAGGATGTCGAGGTGAAGTTCCCAACGGCAAGCATCGCCGTCATGGATCTTGAAATCGACAGCTGGACAGATGCACAGGCCAATTGCGCCAGCCTGGTCAGCTTTACCCGACCGCGGGACCTGGACCCGGCATTAGGGCCGGGTAGTCGCTGA
- a CDS encoding ATP-dependent DNA helicase gives MIDPTTLPALYASHGGIWLREVGHTMGVAKGQAIARTAETPALLLNAPLTGQRLGYPDLNGLDLLELWAFVHPARFLVPTPKGLAEALNLPRPQQDGDIPALLQQAARALLDRLDSPEWREREGGWTAAQSLHRLRWPWSPLVAPRISRPAEAERWLFSKLPEWEESAPRPAPRIVAMEEDAVLARLDSLTGPSAEPRPGQRAYAAAAMEAFRPRVHRDQPNMLLAEAGTGIGKTLGYLAPASLWASQAQGTVWISTYTKALQRQLDRESLRLFPDPATAARRVVVRKGRENYLCLLNLEDALQGGFTGRAAILAQLVARWAAFSKDGDMVGGDLPGWLPTLFRRNGSTALTDRRGECIYAGCPHYRKCFIERSARASADADIVIANHALVMINAARGRETGQRPQRIVFDEGHHLFDAADSTFSVALSGQEAIELRRWVTGPEGGSRGRRRGLAARLSDLASYDEEGGDAIRMAVDAARALPADDWLKRIVAGEPFGPLEALLTTVRGTVFARAADSGEADAGYGLETELAEPDGPLVEAAQEAAIALDALLKPLARLAKRLEAVIEDAPDWLDGAARARIEGAIGSLGWRRDLISAWLALLARIGGPADPDFVDWMTVDRVEGREYDIGLHRHWLDPTRPLAEAVLQPAQGVIVTSATLKGGGDWSNAEARSGVCHLPHNADRFEAASPFDYSDRAEVLIVTDIKRGDIAAMSGAYARLIEAAGGGTLGLFTAIRRLRAVHARIADRLARAGLPLYAQHVDPMDTGTLVDIFRDDPRASLLGTDALRDGVDVPGHSLRLVVMEGVPWSKPTVLHAARRLAGGGSAYDDRLIRARLAQAFGRLIRRADDCGSFVILSAAMPSRLLSAFPPGTPIRRLTLDEAIISVSANMNSLGLGDPSTLGHQGVESGRHDLERE, from the coding sequence GTGATCGACCCCACCACCCTGCCCGCCCTCTACGCCAGCCATGGCGGCATCTGGTTGCGGGAAGTCGGCCACACCATGGGCGTCGCCAAGGGGCAGGCCATTGCCCGTACCGCCGAGACGCCAGCGCTGCTGCTGAATGCGCCACTGACCGGCCAGCGGCTGGGCTATCCCGATCTCAACGGCCTAGACCTGCTCGAACTGTGGGCCTTCGTCCACCCAGCCCGCTTTCTGGTTCCCACACCAAAAGGCCTGGCCGAGGCCCTAAATCTGCCACGCCCGCAACAGGATGGCGATATCCCGGCGCTGCTGCAGCAGGCGGCACGCGCGCTGCTCGACCGGCTCGATTCGCCCGAATGGCGGGAAAGGGAAGGCGGCTGGACAGCCGCTCAATCGCTGCACCGGCTGCGCTGGCCCTGGTCGCCTTTGGTTGCGCCACGCATCTCCCGTCCGGCAGAAGCGGAGCGCTGGCTCTTTTCCAAGCTGCCCGAATGGGAGGAGTCAGCGCCCCGTCCCGCCCCACGCATCGTCGCGATGGAGGAAGACGCCGTGCTCGCCCGGCTGGACAGCCTGACCGGCCCAAGTGCCGAGCCCCGTCCCGGCCAACGCGCCTATGCCGCCGCCGCCATGGAGGCGTTCCGCCCGCGCGTCCACCGCGACCAGCCCAACATGCTGCTGGCGGAAGCCGGTACCGGTATCGGCAAGACGCTGGGCTATCTCGCTCCAGCCTCGCTATGGGCATCGCAGGCGCAAGGCACGGTATGGATATCCACCTACACCAAGGCGCTGCAACGCCAGCTCGACCGGGAATCACTGCGTCTCTTTCCCGATCCTGCGACGGCCGCGCGCCGCGTCGTGGTGCGCAAGGGGCGCGAAAATTATCTCTGCCTGCTGAACCTGGAAGATGCGCTGCAAGGCGGCTTTACCGGCCGCGCCGCAATCCTGGCGCAACTGGTCGCACGCTGGGCCGCCTTTTCCAAGGATGGCGACATGGTCGGTGGAGATCTGCCCGGCTGGCTTCCGACGCTGTTCCGTCGCAACGGATCGACCGCACTCACCGATCGGCGAGGTGAATGCATCTATGCCGGTTGCCCCCATTACCGCAAATGCTTCATCGAGCGATCAGCCCGCGCCAGTGCCGATGCCGACATCGTCATCGCCAATCATGCGCTGGTGATGATCAACGCCGCGCGCGGCCGTGAGACCGGGCAACGGCCTCAGCGCATCGTCTTCGACGAGGGGCATCACCTATTCGATGCGGCAGATTCGACCTTTTCCGTCGCCCTGTCCGGCCAAGAGGCGATCGAATTGCGCCGCTGGGTGACGGGGCCAGAGGGCGGATCGCGGGGTCGCCGCCGGGGCCTTGCCGCCCGCCTGTCCGACCTCGCCAGCTATGACGAGGAAGGGGGCGATGCCATCCGCATGGCCGTCGATGCCGCCCGCGCCCTGCCCGCCGACGACTGGTTGAAGCGGATCGTTGCGGGCGAACCCTTTGGCCCGCTTGAAGCCTTGCTCACCACGGTGCGCGGCACCGTCTTCGCCCGCGCTGCCGACAGCGGCGAGGCGGATGCCGGCTATGGGCTGGAAACCGAATTGGCCGAGCCTGACGGGCCGCTGGTCGAGGCAGCACAGGAAGCGGCGATTGCGCTCGATGCCTTGCTAAAGCCGCTCGCCCGCCTCGCCAAGCGGTTGGAGGCGGTGATTGAGGATGCGCCCGACTGGTTAGATGGAGCGGCACGTGCCCGCATAGAGGGGGCTATCGGCTCGCTTGGCTGGCGCCGCGACCTGATCAGTGCCTGGCTGGCATTGCTCGCCCGGATCGGAGGACCGGCCGATCCGGATTTCGTCGACTGGATGACCGTCGACCGGGTGGAGGGGCGTGAATATGACATCGGCCTGCATCGCCACTGGCTCGACCCGACCCGGCCCCTGGCCGAGGCCGTGCTGCAACCCGCACAAGGCGTAATCGTCACTTCCGCCACGCTAAAGGGCGGCGGTGACTGGTCCAATGCCGAAGCCCGCAGCGGCGTCTGCCACCTGCCCCACAACGCCGATCGGTTCGAGGCGGCCAGCCCCTTCGACTATTCCGACCGGGCCGAAGTGCTGATCGTCACCGATATCAAGCGCGGCGACATCGCCGCCATGTCGGGCGCTTATGCACGACTGATCGAGGCCGCCGGTGGCGGAACGCTCGGCCTGTTCACTGCGATCCGTCGCTTACGCGCCGTCCATGCACGCATTGCCGATCGGCTCGCCCGCGCCGGGTTGCCGCTCTATGCCCAGCATGTCGATCCGATGGACACCGGCACGCTGGTCGATATTTTCCGCGACGACCCGCGTGCCTCGCTGCTCGGCACGGATGCCTTGCGGGATGGCGTCGACGTACCCGGCCATTCGCTGCGGCTGGTGGTGATGGAAGGCGTGCCCTGGTCCAAACCGACCGTATTGCATGCCGCACGACGGCTCGCAGGAGGCGGAAGCGCCTATGACGACCGCCTGATCCGCGCACGCCTGGCCCAGGCCTTCGGTCGCCTGATCCGCCGGGCCGACGACTGCGGCAGTTTCGTCATCCTGTCCGCCGCCATGCCGAGCCGCCTTTTGAGCGCGTTTCCACCGGGCACTCCGATACGACGGCTGACGCTGGACGAGGCGATCATCTCGGTCAGCGCCAATATGAACAGCCTCGGCCTTGGCGACCCATCGACTTTAGGGCATCAGGGAGTCGAGTCCGGCAGACATGACCTGGAGCGAGAATGA
- a CDS encoding PilZ domain-containing protein: MQTPRSRERIAVDISITITTVLDSLEGTIVDLSEGGAQVVGCTLPTGSQCQLDLDGYSVFGTVRWSEEDRMGIRFPYELADGPLFDRLEMARLTRRAPVAFQPRMVTAPIFSGPIGFGRRIN; the protein is encoded by the coding sequence ATGCAGACACCGCGCAGCCGCGAGCGCATCGCAGTTGATATCAGCATCACGATTACCACTGTGCTCGACAGCCTGGAGGGCACGATTGTCGATCTCAGCGAAGGCGGCGCACAGGTGGTCGGCTGTACCCTGCCAACCGGCAGTCAGTGCCAACTCGATCTCGACGGCTACAGCGTATTCGGCACGGTTCGCTGGTCGGAAGAAGACCGGATGGGTATCCGTTTCCCCTATGAACTGGCCGACGGCCCGTTGTTCGACCGGCTCGAAATGGCCCGGCTTACCCGCCGCGCTCCGGTCGCCTTCCAGCCGCGCATGGTCACCGCACCCATTTTTTCCGGGCCGATCGGTTTCGGGCGTCGGATCAACTGA
- a CDS encoding lysine--tRNA ligase yields the protein MTASDIIRTAAQAAKAWPYEEARKLLKRYPNGAPEKGHILFETGYGPSGLPHIGTFNEVLRTTMVRNAYHALSDIPTRLVAFSDDLDGFRKVPDNVPNQAMLAEYLGKPLTQVPDPFEKYESFAHHNNAMLREFLDSFGFDYEFVSATEQYKAGAFDDALRQVLRRYQAIMDIMLPTLRKERAATYSPVLPISPKSGIVLQVPVEVVDAESGLVRFEDEGETIEQSILSGGAKLQWKVDWAMRWYALGVDYEMAGKDLIDSVTQSSKICRALDGRPPEGFNYEMFLDEKGEKISKSKGNGLSLEQWLTYGPQESLAFYAYREPKKAKQLHMGVIPRAVDEYWQFRSNYPKQAIEQQLGNPVHHVHDGALPQGELPVTFGLLLNLVGVMGDASRDQVWSYLQNYVPGATAEGYPELDALIGHALAYHRDFVAPTLKRRAPDANEAAALQKLDAELAALPADATAEDIQNIVYAIGKDEAFGFVELRDWFKALYQTLLGADQGPRMGSFIALYGIDNSRKLIAEALAA from the coding sequence ATGACTGCGTCCGATATCATCCGCACCGCCGCACAGGCGGCCAAGGCCTGGCCCTATGAGGAAGCGCGCAAGCTGCTGAAGCGCTATCCCAACGGTGCGCCGGAAAAAGGCCATATCCTGTTTGAGACCGGCTATGGCCCATCCGGCCTGCCGCACATCGGCACCTTCAACGAAGTGCTGCGCACCACCATGGTCCGCAACGCCTATCATGCGCTGTCCGACATCCCGACCCGGCTGGTGGCGTTCAGCGACGATCTGGATGGTTTTCGCAAGGTGCCCGACAATGTCCCCAACCAGGCGATGCTGGCGGAATATCTGGGCAAGCCGCTGACCCAGGTGCCCGATCCGTTCGAGAAATATGAGAGCTTCGCGCATCACAATAACGCGATGCTGCGTGAATTTCTCGACAGCTTCGGCTTCGACTATGAATTTGTCTCGGCCACCGAGCAGTACAAGGCCGGTGCCTTTGACGATGCGCTGCGCCAGGTATTGCGCCGCTACCAGGCAATCATGGACATCATGCTGCCGACCCTGCGCAAGGAACGCGCCGCGACCTATTCGCCGGTCCTGCCGATCAGCCCCAAGAGCGGCATCGTGCTGCAGGTGCCGGTTGAGGTGGTCGATGCCGAATCCGGCCTCGTCCGCTTCGAGGATGAGGGCGAGACGATCGAGCAATCGATCCTGTCGGGCGGCGCCAAGCTGCAGTGGAAGGTCGACTGGGCGATGCGCTGGTATGCGCTGGGCGTCGATTATGAAATGGCGGGTAAGGATCTGATCGATTCGGTGACCCAGTCATCGAAGATCTGCCGCGCGCTCGACGGCCGCCCGCCCGAGGGCTTCAATTACGAGATGTTCCTCGACGAAAAGGGCGAGAAGATCTCCAAGTCCAAGGGCAATGGCCTCAGCCTCGAACAATGGCTGACCTATGGTCCGCAGGAGAGCCTTGCTTTCTATGCTTATCGCGAGCCCAAGAAGGCCAAGCAACTGCACATGGGCGTGATCCCGCGTGCGGTCGATGAATATTGGCAGTTCCGCAGCAATTATCCCAAGCAGGCGATCGAGCAGCAGCTGGGGAATCCGGTGCATCATGTCCATGATGGCGCGTTGCCGCAGGGCGAATTGCCGGTCACCTTCGGTTTGTTGCTCAATCTGGTGGGTGTCATGGGTGATGCCAGCCGCGATCAGGTATGGAGCTATCTCCAGAATTATGTGCCTGGCGCTACCGCAGAAGGCTATCCGGAGCTTGATGCGCTGATCGGCCATGCCCTGGCCTATCATCGCGATTTCGTCGCCCCGACGCTCAAGCGCCGGGCGCCCGATGCTAACGAGGCGGCGGCCCTGCAAAAGCTGGATGCGGAACTGGCCGCGCTGCCGGCTGATGCCACCGCCGAGGATATCCAGAATATCGTCTATGCCATCGGCAAGGATGAGGCGTTTGGTTTCGTGGAATTGCGCGATTGGTTCAAGGCGCTCTACCAGACCCTGCTGGGCGCTGATCAGGGGCCGCGCATGGGTAGCTTCATCGCCCTCTACGGCATCGACAACAGCCGCAAGCTGATCGCAGAAGCGCTTGCCGCCTGA
- a CDS encoding RcnB family protein, which translates to MRKIIILGLLAATVAPGIASAQSYGEARRSEQRLREDQRDLRAAQRHGDRRDVQEARRDVRDSRQEAREDWQDYRRSHRDVYRAGNWNAPFRYSRWNAGAQLRPAYYNSRYYIADPYRYRLPRPATNMRWVRHYNDVLLVNVRTGRVSQVHRGFFW; encoded by the coding sequence ATGCGCAAGATCATCATCCTCGGCCTGCTGGCGGCCACTGTCGCCCCTGGCATCGCATCGGCCCAGTCCTATGGCGAAGCCCGCCGCAGCGAGCAGCGCCTGCGCGAGGACCAGCGCGACCTGCGCGCAGCGCAGCGCCATGGCGACCGCCGCGATGTGCAGGAAGCGCGCCGCGACGTACGCGATTCCCGCCAGGAAGCGCGGGAAGACTGGCAGGATTATCGCCGCAGCCATCGCGACGTCTATCGCGCCGGCAACTGGAACGCCCCCTTCCGCTATTCGCGCTGGAACGCCGGCGCCCAGTTGCGCCCCGCTTATTACAATTCTCGCTATTATATCGCCGACCCCTATCGCTATCGCCTGCCGCGGCCGGCCACGAACATGCGCTGGGTGAGGCACTATAACGATGTGCTGCTGGTCAATGTGCGGACCGGCCGGGTCTCTCAGGTGCATCGCGGCTTCTTCTGGTAA
- a CDS encoding 2OG-Fe(II) oxygenase, whose protein sequence is MNELVDDGGVASPTRAAIGDKVRERLNRNPLVSRIETPNLEIYGRQDFLSAEECAALRSLIDDGAQPSTLFSGSGNAEYRTSHSCHLDRHDPLVLAISDRICALTGLDSDNGETLQGQRYTSGQEYKVHCDYFPPNASYWPDMLKTGGQRSWTAMIYLSSVDAGGETHFPRCEFMIPPVPGMILIWNNLAVDGSPNPFSLHAARPVEAGTKYVVTKWFRERRWGG, encoded by the coding sequence ATGAACGAATTAGTGGATGATGGCGGCGTGGCGTCGCCGACACGAGCGGCCATCGGTGACAAGGTACGCGAAAGACTGAACCGTAACCCCCTGGTCAGCCGCATAGAAACGCCGAACCTGGAAATATATGGACGCCAGGATTTTCTCAGCGCAGAGGAATGCGCCGCGCTGCGCAGCTTGATCGACGATGGCGCCCAGCCATCCACCCTCTTTTCGGGCAGCGGTAACGCCGAATATCGCACCAGCCATAGCTGTCACCTCGACCGGCATGACCCGCTGGTGCTGGCGATCAGCGACCGCATCTGCGCGCTGACCGGGCTGGATTCCGACAATGGCGAAACCCTGCAGGGACAACGCTACACGTCAGGCCAGGAATATAAGGTTCATTGCGACTATTTCCCGCCCAATGCGAGCTATTGGCCCGACATGCTCAAGACCGGCGGACAGCGTAGCTGGACCGCCATGATCTATCTCTCGTCCGTGGATGCAGGAGGAGAGACACATTTCCCCCGCTGCGAGTTCATGATTCCGCCTGTTCCGGGCATGATCCTGATCTGGAACAATCTCGCCGTGGATGGCTCCCCCAATCCGTTCAGCCTGCATGCCGCGCGGCCTGTCGAAGCGGGCACGAAATATGTCGTCACCAAATGGTTTCGCGAGCGTCGCTGGGGCGGTTGA
- a CDS encoding RcnB family protein has protein sequence MLAGLIGATLMSGATPVYAQRGNGGPQGEARGSAQRGYGNGPGAPQRAAPSQQWQGGGGRSQGPGASQRWQGGPSPAAGPEQRADGAGWRQPGDGRAVGQASSPRRPDGMNRPDRVPPSAQPAGRPDQAYGRYDGRGDRGPDRRGPDARPDARQDWGRNDRDDRPGRTPGDQRWNSGDNRYAAGNWNNGRRYDDRSRWAGQQRWDNGWRQDRRYDWYGYRARYGDRYRVGRYYAPTGWGYGYRSFSAGVYLSGLLYGNRYWIDDPYYYRLPPAYGTLRWIRYYDDALLVDVRDGYVVDAIRNFFW, from the coding sequence ATGCTGGCAGGGCTGATCGGCGCAACGCTGATGAGCGGTGCGACGCCCGTTTATGCCCAGCGAGGCAATGGTGGGCCGCAAGGCGAAGCCCGCGGCAGCGCCCAGCGAGGATATGGCAACGGACCAGGTGCGCCACAACGCGCAGCGCCAAGCCAGCAATGGCAAGGCGGTGGCGGACGATCGCAAGGACCCGGCGCCTCTCAACGCTGGCAGGGCGGTCCTTCCCCTGCCGCCGGCCCCGAGCAGCGCGCTGATGGTGCCGGCTGGCGCCAGCCTGGCGACGGCCGCGCGGTCGGCCAAGCATCCTCGCCACGGCGCCCCGATGGTATGAACCGTCCAGATCGGGTTCCCCCGAGCGCGCAGCCAGCCGGACGACCGGACCAGGCCTATGGCCGATATGACGGGCGCGGCGATCGCGGACCGGATCGGCGCGGTCCGGATGCGCGACCGGACGCACGACAGGATTGGGGTCGCAACGATCGAGACGATCGTCCCGGCCGGACACCGGGTGACCAGCGGTGGAATAGCGGGGACAATCGCTATGCCGCCGGCAACTGGAACAATGGGCGCCGCTATGATGATCGGTCTCGCTGGGCCGGACAACAACGCTGGGATAATGGCTGGCGTCAGGATCGGCGCTATGACTGGTATGGCTATCGCGCCCGCTATGGCGATCGCTATCGGGTCGGTCGCTATTATGCGCCCACAGGGTGGGGATATGGCTATCGCAGCTTTTCGGCCGGCGTCTACCTGTCCGGGCTGCTCTACGGCAATCGCTACTGGATCGATGACCCCTATTATTATCGATTGCCCCCAGCCTACGGCACGTTGCGCTGGATCCGCTATTATGACGATGCGCTGCTGGTGGATGTCCGCGACGGTTATGTCGTCGACGCGATCCGCAATTTCTTCTGGTGA
- a CDS encoding class III extradiol ring-cleavage dioxygenase: MKQPTFFLPHGGGPCFFMDPTDPQHPHSDAMWQPMQDYLAGLIADLPERPKAILLISGHWEAPVFTVHDGAQPPLLFDYFGFPPHTYQLRWDAPGGPQLADRVVGLLEQAGLAAGRESERGWDHGVFIPMKVALPAADIPLAQLSLRSDLDPAAHIALGRALAPLREEGVLIVGSGMSFHNLRVRGAAATMPAQQWDDALHDAVTDPDSDRRAARVAAWADLPHARFAHPREEHLLPLMVALGAAGGDIATRDHRSIVLGWVVSGYRFG; encoded by the coding sequence ATGAAACAGCCGACTTTCTTCCTTCCCCACGGTGGGGGACCCTGCTTCTTCATGGACCCGACCGATCCCCAGCATCCGCATAGCGACGCCATGTGGCAGCCGATGCAGGATTATCTCGCCGGCCTGATTGCCGATCTGCCGGAACGACCAAAGGCCATATTGCTGATCTCTGGCCATTGGGAGGCGCCGGTCTTCACCGTGCATGATGGCGCGCAGCCGCCGTTGCTGTTCGATTATTTCGGCTTTCCGCCGCATACCTATCAACTGCGCTGGGATGCGCCAGGTGGTCCGCAACTCGCGGATCGGGTCGTCGGCCTGCTAGAGCAGGCGGGCCTTGCCGCCGGGCGCGAGTCCGAACGGGGGTGGGACCATGGCGTCTTCATCCCGATGAAGGTTGCGTTGCCCGCTGCGGACATACCGCTTGCCCAATTGTCGCTGCGCAGCGATCTTGATCCTGCAGCCCATATTGCGCTGGGGCGGGCGCTCGCGCCGTTGCGCGAGGAGGGGGTACTGATCGTCGGATCGGGCATGAGTTTCCATAATCTGCGAGTACGGGGCGCGGCGGCAACCATGCCCGCGCAGCAATGGGATGATGCGCTCCACGACGCCGTGACCGATCCTGATTCAGACCGCAGGGCGGCACGGGTCGCGGCCTGGGCGGATTTGCCGCATGCCCGTTTTGCCCATCCGCGCGAGGAGCATCTGCTGCCCTTGATGGTGGCTCTTGGCGCAGCTGGTGGCGACATTGCGACCCGCGATCATCGCAGCATCGTGTTGGGCTGGGTGGTGTCGGGCTATCGTTTCGGGTGA
- a CDS encoding (2Fe-2S)-binding protein, translating to MTRFTVNDRPVQYRMDPETPLLWALRDASNLTGTKYGCGTGDCGACTVDIDGEAVRSCQVTIGKTEGRFVTTIEALSPDRGHPLQQAFAAENVSQCGYCIPGIIMAASVVLRRTNDPSDEEIDAAITNICRCGVYPRLRGAIRRAGRIMRGEEQTGGDQIPAAPPPGITPDEAARTVPALRKP from the coding sequence ATGACGCGCTTCACCGTCAACGACCGGCCGGTGCAATATCGGATGGACCCGGAGACGCCGCTATTGTGGGCGTTGCGCGACGCGTCGAACCTGACCGGGACCAAATATGGCTGCGGCACCGGCGATTGCGGCGCCTGTACCGTGGATATCGACGGCGAGGCGGTGCGGTCCTGCCAGGTGACGATCGGCAAGACCGAAGGCCGGTTCGTGACCACGATCGAGGCGCTGTCACCCGATCGCGGCCATCCGCTGCAACAGGCGTTCGCGGCAGAGAATGTCTCCCAGTGCGGCTATTGCATCCCCGGCATCATCATGGCCGCGTCGGTAGTGCTGCGCCGGACCAACGATCCGAGCGACGAGGAAATCGATGCCGCGATAACGAACATCTGTCGCTGTGGCGTGTATCCGCGACTGCGTGGCGCGATCCGGCGCGCGGGACGGATCATGCGTGGCGAGGAACAGACCGGCGGCGACCAGATCCCCGCCGCGCCGCCGCCGGGCATCACGCCCGACGAGGCCGCCCGGACGGTGCCTGCCCTGCGAAAGCCGTGA
- a CDS encoding DUF2721 domain-containing protein: MIPLPQVSQVAQTIQLALAPVFLLAGIGAFLNVCVSRLARIIDRARAVEDLVLSTRGKEHDRMVAEIRVLDRRMSVVNGAIFLSVASACAVCLVVILLFAGNLFNAHLGTPIAILFSLAMMLQAGAFGTFIQEIRLASRTIHIRNEVLYHKVEEEEAA; the protein is encoded by the coding sequence ATGATCCCCCTTCCGCAAGTCTCGCAGGTCGCCCAGACGATCCAGCTTGCGCTCGCTCCCGTCTTCCTGCTCGCCGGTATCGGCGCATTCCTGAATGTCTGCGTCAGCCGGCTGGCCCGCATCATTGATCGCGCCCGCGCCGTCGAGGATCTGGTGCTGAGCACACGCGGCAAGGAACATGACCGGATGGTGGCCGAAATCCGCGTGCTCGACCGGCGCATGAGCGTGGTCAACGGCGCGATCTTCCTGTCGGTGGCATCGGCCTGCGCGGTCTGCCTGGTCGTCATCCTGCTGTTCGCGGGCAATTTGTTCAATGCGCATCTGGGTACCCCGATAGCCATATTGTTCAGCCTGGCGATGATGCTGCAGGCCGGTGCTTTCGGCACCTTCATCCAGGAAATCCGCCTGGCGTCACGCACCATTCATATCCGCAACGAGGTGCTCTATCACAAGGTGGAGGAGGAGGAGGCGGCATGA
- a CDS encoding LL-diaminopimelate aminotransferase, with translation MSEEFYRMKRLPPYVIAEVNAMRAAARAAGEDIIDLGMGNPDLPPPDHVIAKLVEVASKPDAHGYSQSKGIPGLRKAQANYYGRRFGVDVDPETEVVVTMGSKEGLASLATAITAPGDVVLAPNPSYPIHMFGFIIAGATIRSVPTTPDENYFRALDRAMAFTVPRPSILVVNYPSNPTAETVDLAFYERLVAWAKENKVWVLSDLAYSELYYDGNPTPSILQVPGAKDVAIEFTSLSKTYSMAGWRIGFAVGNKQLIAAMSRVKSYLDYGAFTPIQAAACAALNGPQDIVAKNRELYHKRRDVMVESFSRAGWDIPAPRASMFAWAPLPPALKDMGSLEFSKQLLTHAKVAVAPGVGYGEDGEGYVRIAMVENEQRLRQAARNIKQYLKSMGVNTPSSKGAA, from the coding sequence ATGTCCGAAGAATTCTACCGCATGAAGCGCCTGCCGCCCTATGTCATCGCCGAAGTGAACGCGATGCGAGCCGCAGCCCGCGCCGCGGGAGAGGATATTATCGACCTGGGCATGGGCAATCCCGACCTGCCGCCGCCCGATCATGTCATCGCCAAGCTGGTCGAAGTCGCGAGCAAGCCGGACGCCCATGGCTATTCCCAGTCCAAGGGAATTCCGGGCCTGCGCAAGGCCCAGGCCAATTATTATGGCCGCCGTTTCGGCGTCGATGTCGACCCGGAAACCGAGGTCGTCGTGACCATGGGGTCGAAGGAAGGCCTCGCCAGCCTCGCCACCGCGATCACCGCGCCGGGCGACGTGGTGCTGGCGCCCAACCCCAGCTACCCGATCCACATGTTCGGCTTCATCATCGCTGGCGCGACCATCCGGTCCGTCCCGACGACGCCGGACGAGAATTATTTCCGCGCGCTCGACCGCGCCATGGCCTTCACCGTGCCGCGCCCGTCGATCCTGGTGGTCAATTATCCGTCCAACCCGACGGCGGAGACGGTCGACCTCGCCTTCTACGAACGGCTCGTCGCCTGGGCGAAGGAGAATAAGGTCTGGGTGCTGAGCGACCTTGCCTATTCCGAGCTTTATTATGACGGCAACCCGACCCCCTCCATCCTGCAGGTGCCGGGCGCCAAGGATGTCGCGATCGAGTTCACCTCGCTCAGCAAGACCTATTCGATGGCCGGCTGGCGCATCGGCTTTGCGGTCGGCAACAAGCAACTGATCGCGGCGATGAGCCGGGTGAAATCCTATCTCGACTATGGCGCCTTCACGCCGATCCAGGCGGCCGCCTGCGCCGCGCTCAACGGTCCGCAGGACATCGTCGCCAAAAATCGCGAACTCTATCACAAGCGCCGCGACGTGATGGTCGAAAGCTTCTCGCGCGCCGGATGGGATATTCCCGCGCCGCGCGCGTCGATGTTCGCCTGGGCGCCGCTGCCGCCCGCACTCAAGGACATGGGTAGCCTGGAATTTTCCAAGCAGTTGCTGACCCATGCCAAGGTCGCGGTCGCGCCGGGCGTGGGCTATGGCGAGGATGGCGAAGGCTATGTCCGCATCGCCATGGTCGAGAATGAGCAGCGACTTCGCCAGGCAGCCCGCAACATCAAGCAGTATCTGAAATCGATGGGCGTCAACACGCCCTCGTCGAAGGGCGCTGCCTGA